GGGCGGCCATCGTGCGCCCGGCATCGGCGGCTTCGCGCGCACAGGTGTCATAGGCGATGGCGATATCGCCCAGTTCGGGATCGGCGGGGCGTTTGGGCTGGTCCCCGTCAATGTCGGCACCGCGTTCCTCGGACGGCCATGACAGCACATTGGTCGGGGTGGGCTTGCCGCGAAAATCGGCGTTCAGATCGGCGATGCGGGCGTCATTGCAGCCCATCAGGCTGATCTCGCAGGCATCCGGCACACCGAGATCGGCAAAGGTCGCCGCCACGGCCTCGCTCGCCAACCCGGCAAGACCCGCCGCCTGCCATCGTTTGTCTTCAATGATGACGTCAACGCTCATGTGGCTGGGTCATCCGCCTCGTAGGCCTCGATGATGGCGGCGACCAGCGGGTGACGCACCACATCCTTGGAGGTGAAGTAGTTAAAGCTGATGCTGGGAATGCTGTTCAGCAGACGTTCGGCATCGCGCAGGCCCGACGGCACACCGCGCGGCAAATCGATCTGGGTGCGGTCCCCTGTGACCACCATGCGCGAGCCTTCGCCAAGACGGGTCAGAAACATCTTCATCTGCATGGTTGTGGCGTTCTGCGCCTCGTCCAGCACCACAAAGGCATTGGCCAGCGTGCGACCGCGCATGAACGCCAGCGGTGCAATCTCGATCCGCTTTTCCTCGATCAGTTTGGCGGCCTGTTTGCCCGGCAGAAAATCGTTCAGCGCATCATAAAGCGGCTGCATGTAGGGATCGACCTTGTCCTTCATATCGCCGGGCAAATAGCCCAGCTTTTCCCCCGCTTCGACCGCCGGGCGCGACAAAATGATCCGATCCACATGACCGTTGATAAACATGTTCACACCTACGGCCACAGCCAGATAGGTTTTGCCGGTGCCGGCAGGGCCGATGCCAAACGCCAACTCATTGGCAAACAGTGATTTCACATAGGCCTTTTGCGCATCCGTGCGCGGTTCGACCAGTTTCTTGCGGGTCTTGATTTCGACGCGTGTCGCGGGGATCAGATCCATCTGGTCACCCGATTGCGGGCCTGTTCCCGCTTCGGACCTGCCCATGCGCAACTCACGGTCAATATCGCCTGTCTCAAGGGTCTTGCCCGCCTCAAGGCGCGCATAAAGGCCGCGCAGGGCATCGGCGGCTTCCGCGCGCACGTCGTCTTCGCCCATGATCACAAGCTGGTTGCCACGACGCAAAATCTGCACCCCAAGACGGGATTCAATGGCCGTCAGGTTGCGATCATATTCGCCACATAAATCAATCAGCAAAAAGTTGTCGGGAAATTCAAGAAGCACCTCGGCGGGCGGGGCGGTGTCGGCGGGATGGGTGCGCGTGGCCAATCATATCTCCTTGGATCAGGTGCCTGTTTTCATCGTGGCAAGATGCGCAGGCGGGCGCAAGCACCCATCGGAAATTGTCACATAATTGAAACGAAAAAGGGCCGCAGCATCCGCAGCGGCCCTTTTCTTGCGATTAACACGAACGCGTCACTGGTGCGACATCGAAACCTAGTGAACCGCCTGATACTGGCCCGTGTAGGGCAGCACAGGCACCGTTTCAACGCGGACCGGGACCGGTTCACCGGGCACCCGATCGGGAATGCCCGGCGTGCCGCTCTGGTATGGTCCGTAAACCACGCCAGGCTCACCGATGCAGACAGGCAGACCGGAAACCGGATCAAGACGGTTACTTGCGCGCCCCTCGACACCGTCATCAATGATCCACGCCTGACAGCCGTCAGGTGTGACCGCTATCCCGGCATTGTCATTGAAGTTGCCGCCCGCGTCACGCCCCAGATCGCCCGCAACCGCGATGTAATCGTTAGGGCCCTGGAATCCACGCACGCCTTCGAAACCTTCAGACGTCACACAAGCCGAAAGACCGAATGCCACCACGCCAAAAGCTGCTATTTTCATATTTTTCATGATTACCACCTGTAGCAGATTACTTCGACACGACGATTCTGCGCCATTCCGGCAGCAGTGCCGTTCGTGGCAATCGGGCGTGTTTCACCGAACCCCATTTCGCGTTCGATTACGGCACCGACACTGCGGCCAACATCGGCCACGGCGCGTGCGCGACGCTCGGACAGGGACTGGTTGTAGGCAAGCGATGCGCGGCTGTCGGTGTGACCGTAGACGGCATAACCGCCGACGCCAGCTTGGGTAAAGACCTCTTGGAGGCGGGCGCGCGCAGCACGCGTCAATCGGGCGCTGTCGGTTTCGAACATGGTATCGGTGTTGCCGATAAAGCAGCTGTTCACCTTCATGCAGACCGGACGCCCTGTTTCCGGATCAAGGCGGTTCACCTGATATTGTTCGATGCCGCCATCGGCCATCCAGTGCATGCAGCCATCCGGATCGACCCAGATGCCCCACTGAATGCGTCCCGATTGCTCGCCGCGCTGCTGCGCCGACAAAGCGGGCGTCAAGGCCCCGATTACGGCTATGGCCGCGAGGCCCAGCCTGAGATATTTCATTAGATTTGGCATTCCAGATCCCCCATGACAGCCATTGCGCGTGCCTTTGATGTGTCAGGGTTGCCCCTGGTCGGCATTATGTTGCCGGTTCTTGACTTCATCTTGGCACACCCCTTCGAAAAACGTCCGGCACGGCCGCCTGTTACCACGCCCTCGCAAGACAAACTCTATACGTGTCCAATGGTTAGCAATTTTGAGTCGAAAAGAAAGGACTATTCACCACATATTGTGTCTCAATTCGCAACAATCGCGATATTCGCGCCAGATTGTCCTGTGGACAACCCGGATAACGCCACAATCCGAATGGTTTGCGCGCCAAAGTTAACACAATGTGAAACTAGGCCACCAAGGCGCCACGCAGCGAATTCGTGACCGACTCGACGATTCTCACTTTTCGAATCTCGCCGATCGCTTCGGGGGGGCGATGGCGTGAACCGCATGAAGGTATTCGGATTTTCCGATCAGCTGGCCCGCAAGGCGGCCCTTCTTTTCGAACAGGACCGACACGTCGCGCCCGACCATTGAATCCTGCGCCGCGCGCTGCTGCTCGGTCAAAAGCGCCTGCAACCTGTGCAAGCGCTCGGTCGCCAATCCGTCATCAATCTGCGGCTTTTCGGCGGCGGGCGTGCCGGGGCGGGTGGAATACTTGAACGAATAGGCCTGCCCGTAATTCACGGCGCGGACCAGCGCCATCGTCTCCTCGAAATCCTGATCGGTTTCGCCCGGAAACCCGACGATGAAATCGCCCGACAGCAACAGGTCGGGACGGGCGGCGCGGATACGGGCAATCAGGTCGATATATTCGGCGGCCGTATGCTTGCGGTTCATCGCCTTGAGGATGCGATCACTGCCCGACTGCACGGGCAGATGCAGATAGGGCATCAGCTTGTCACAGCTTGCATGGGCGTCGATCAGCGCGCTGTCCATGTCGTTGGGATGGGAGGTGGTAAACCGGATACGCGCCAAACCGTCAATCTTGTCCATTTCCCAGATCAGCCCGGCAAGACCATCCGCGTGGCCGTGATAGGCGTTCACGTTCTGGCCCAGCAGGGTGATTTCGCGCACCCCAGCGGCCACCAGATCGCGGGCTTCCTGCACGATACGATCCGCGGGGCGGCTGACTTCGGCACCCCGTGTATAGGGAACCACACAGAAGGCGCAAAACTTGTCGCAGCCTTCTTGCACGGTCAAAAATGCGGTGGGGCCGCGGGCAGCCTTGGGGCGCGACGCCAGTTCGGTGAATTTGTCCTCCTCGGGGAACTCGGTATCGAGCGCCTTTTCGCCACGCGCCACGGCCTGTTCCATCGCGGGCAGGCGGTGATAGCTTTGCGGCCCGACAACCAGATCAACCATCGGCTGGCGGCGCATGATTTCTTCGCCTTCGGCCTGCGCAACGCACCCGGCCACACCGATTTTCAGATCGGGCTTGGCATCATGCAACCCTTTCAGGCGGCCCAGCTCGGAATAGATCTTTTCGGCCGCCTTTTCGCGGATGTGGCAGGTATTGAGCAGGATCATATCCGCCTCATCCGCCGACTGGGTCTGCACATAGCCATTCCCGCCCAGCGCCTCGGCCATACGCTCGCTGTCATAGACGTTCATCTGGCAGCCGTATGTTTTGATAAACAGCTTCTTAGGGTCGGACATGATATGGGTCTCTGATAACACTGGCAGGATTGGCGGCGTTCCTACAGGTAGCGGCGAGCGCTTGCAATGCAGGCCGATTTGACAGACTTTGGCGAAAAGACGCGGAAACAGAATAACCCGATGCAATTCGACAGTGTAGATGCCTTCTTCAAATCCGGTCAGGCGCTTGTGGTCAAAGGCCCCGTTGCGCTGATCCTGATCGAAGACAGCGTCGAGGTTGATTCAACCCTGCGCCACCATCTGGACGCCGGTTTCAAATCGGTGATCGCCTTTGCAAGCGACGATATCACCATCGCCAAGGACCTGCGTGACCGTGTGCACCGCGTAACCTTTGACCCGCTGTCCGACGCGGCCCTTGAAACGGTCGTCAACGGAACGATCCGCATCGCCGGGCCGAATGTCTGGCTTTATTACTGCTATAACGCCGAATACCTGTTTCATCCGTTTTGCGAAAATCGGACCGTGGGTGAAATGATCGCCTTTAACGTCGAAGAACGGCGCGACACGATCCTGACCTATGTCGTCGATCTATATGCCGGCGATCTGGGGCAGCATCCGTCGGCTGTGTCGCTTGAGGACGCGCATCTGGACAAGTCGGGCTATTACGCCCTGGCGCGCAAGGACCGCTGGAGCAATGATCTTGAACGCCAGCTTGATTTCTTTGGCGGGCTGCGCTGGCGGTTCGAGGAACATATCCCCGCGCCGCGCCGCAAGATCGACCGGGTTGCGCTGTTCAAGGTGAAACCGGGCCTGAAAATCAGTGCCGATCACACCTTCAACGATCCTGAATACAACACCTACGCCTGCCTCTGGCACCATAACCTGACAGCGGCGATCTGTTCGTTTCGCACTGCCAAGGCGCTGAAACGCAATCCGGGCAGCACCTTTGATATCGAGACCTTCCGCTGGCATAACTCGGCGCAGTTCAACTGGCATTCGCAGCAATTGCTGGATCTGGGGCTGATGGAACCGGGGCAGTGGTTTTAGGGTAACGTGGGTCAGGACCCACCTTACGCCAGCAACGCATGCCGCTGGTCATGCACTACCCCATCCCGGTGCACGGAACTGAACGGCCAGTCCTGCGGCCGCGCCACAA
This portion of the Octadecabacter sp. SW4 genome encodes:
- the ybeY gene encoding rRNA maturation RNase YbeY, with product MSVDVIIEDKRWQAAGLAGLASEAVAATFADLGVPDACEISLMGCNDARIADLNADFRGKPTPTNVLSWPSEERGADIDGDQPKRPADPELGDIAIAYDTCAREAADAGRTMAAHCTHLIVHGTLHLLGYDHERDADATLMEGLETQILGKLGIADPYRIT
- a CDS encoding OmpA family protein → MKYLRLGLAAIAVIGALTPALSAQQRGEQSGRIQWGIWVDPDGCMHWMADGGIEQYQVNRLDPETGRPVCMKVNSCFIGNTDTMFETDSARLTRAARARLQEVFTQAGVGGYAVYGHTDSRASLAYNQSLSERRARAVADVGRSVGAVIEREMGFGETRPIATNGTAAGMAQNRRVEVICYRW
- a CDS encoding PhoH family protein; this encodes MATRTHPADTAPPAEVLLEFPDNFLLIDLCGEYDRNLTAIESRLGVQILRRGNQLVIMGEDDVRAEAADALRGLYARLEAGKTLETGDIDRELRMGRSEAGTGPQSGDQMDLIPATRVEIKTRKKLVEPRTDAQKAYVKSLFANELAFGIGPAGTGKTYLAVAVGVNMFINGHVDRIILSRPAVEAGEKLGYLPGDMKDKVDPYMQPLYDALNDFLPGKQAAKLIEEKRIEIAPLAFMRGRTLANAFVVLDEAQNATTMQMKMFLTRLGEGSRMVVTGDRTQIDLPRGVPSGLRDAERLLNSIPSISFNYFTSKDVVRHPLVAAIIEAYEADDPAT